From the genome of Biomphalaria glabrata chromosome 17, xgBioGlab47.1, whole genome shotgun sequence, one region includes:
- the LOC129923603 gene encoding uncharacterized protein LOC129923603 codes for MEALGMPTIRKSLLDPVVTKQSPTTRLLQAARETIASYPAGVTTIYTDGSVRTLEGTVKAGYGAVVRLSGNPESDELSGSCQQKSSLEAELEAMFQALDWVATMVRNGTASAHDIVLFTDSVAALEAIERLDEGARRVWDVLTVGGRLLRFGVNVTLQWVPAHCGVVSHDLADQLAKTAVATALENDEPYSYESVRSLVNQRMLTLWHDSWDSSDKGRELYRAMRRPDRRDACQERKSEARRRSDTVVVLTINYATWPSAGVASMTLRAASGKPKVLGSGGSMVAKLKLKGIDGRAPPGVEPAA; via the exons ATGGAGGCTCTCGGCATGCCGACGATACGGAAGAGCCTACTTGACCCAGTGGTGACGAAGCAGAGTCCAACCACACGGCTACTACAAGCAGCCAGAGAGACTATCGCATCATATCCAGCCGGAGTaaccaccatctacacagacggttCTGTGCGGACGCTCGAGGGAACTGTGAAAGCTGGGTACGGAGCGGTAGTTCGACTCTCTGGCAATCCCGAAAGTGACGAGCTCAGTGGATCCTGTCAGCAGAAAAGCAGCCTCGAGGCTGAACTCGAAGCAATGTTCCAAGCACTGGACTGGGTGGCTACGATGGTACGTAACGGGACTGCGTCAGCGCACGACATAGTCCTTTTCACGGACTCGGTGGCCGCGCTGGAGGCCATAGAACGGCTGGATGAAGGTGCTAGAAGGGTATGGGACGTCCTAACGGTCGGAGGGCGTCTCCTACGATTCGGCGTGAACGTTACTTTGCAATGGGTGCCCGCCCATTGTGGGGTGGTCAGCCACGATTTGGCTGACCAGCTCGCGAAAACCGCGGTCGCAACGGCGCTCGAAAATGATGAACCGTACTCATATGAAAGTGTACGATCCCTAGTCAACCAGCGCATGTTGACACTTTGGCACGACAGCTGGGATTCTTCGGACAAGGGGCGTGAGCTTTATCGGGCAATGAGGAGACCAGACAGAAGGGATGCATG TCAAGAACGAAAGTCAGAGGCGCGAAGACGATCAGATACCGTCGTAGTTCTGACCATAAACTATGCCACCTGGCCATCCGCAGGAGTTGCTTCGATGACTCTGCGGGCGGCCTCCGGGAAACCAAAGGTTTTGGGTTCCGGGGGAAGTATGGTTGCAAAGCTGAAACTTAAAGGAATTGACGGAAGGGCACCACCAGGAGTGGAGCCTGCGGCTTAA